A genomic window from Parvularcula sp. LCG005 includes:
- the queE gene encoding 7-carboxy-7-deazaguanine synthase: MTYSVKECFYTLQGEGAQTGRAAVFLRFAGCNLWNGLERDRMTAVCRFCDTDFVGVDGEGGGKFTSAEALSAHVATRWPGGGKPYVVCTGGEPLLQLDRALIDALHAAGFEIAVETNGTIAAPDGIDWVCVSPKADAPLVQRSGHELKLVFPQAEDASHPSRFEQLDFRHFFLQPMDGEAAAETLAATLDYCRSNPQWRLSLQTHKLLGIP; this comes from the coding sequence ATGACCTATTCGGTCAAGGAATGTTTCTACACGCTGCAGGGCGAAGGCGCGCAGACCGGCCGTGCCGCGGTGTTCCTGCGCTTTGCCGGCTGCAATCTGTGGAATGGGTTGGAGCGCGATCGGATGACCGCGGTCTGCCGCTTCTGTGATACGGATTTTGTGGGCGTGGATGGTGAGGGCGGCGGCAAATTCACCAGCGCCGAGGCGCTCAGTGCTCATGTCGCAACCCGTTGGCCGGGTGGTGGGAAACCCTATGTCGTCTGCACCGGCGGTGAGCCGCTGCTGCAACTGGATCGCGCACTAATCGATGCGCTGCATGCTGCCGGTTTCGAAATTGCCGTGGAGACCAATGGCACGATCGCAGCGCCAGATGGCATCGACTGGGTCTGTGTCAGCCCAAAGGCGGATGCGCCGCTTGTCCAGCGCTCTGGCCACGAGCTGAAGCTGGTTTTTCCGCAGGCGGAGGATGCGTCCCATCCGTCCCGGTTCGAGCAGCTCGACTTCCGGCATTTCTTTCTGCAGCCAATGGATGGTGAGGCGGCTGCCGAGACATTGGCTGCCACCCTCGATTATTGCCGGTCAAACCCCCAATGGCGCCTGTCGCTTCAGACTCATAAGCTGCTTGGCATCCCTTGA
- a CDS encoding Na+/H+ antiporter NhaC family protein, giving the protein MDALTLLPPITAILIAVLTRNVYAALILALVISETLLASFNPGTGLLQAIDRNVAVLTDGGNARILLFCLLIGALIAFMRDSGGVAAMARSLIRRGFAKTPRRAELAVAATGSAVFVETNVSLLSAGILGRPLYDAHGLSRERLAYIIDSTSAPISVIFLINAWGAYALGLIEPYGFSEPVGVVAGSVAWNFYALITLLIVYLTAFSGRVFGPMKTADHKVSSSTDDSMTEATKAIYMGLPLIVLVGGALAFMVWTGNGNILEGSGSQSILWAIILAIVVAGVLLLFDRVYSAQELQQKAFDGIGEMVPLVTVLLLSIALGASVRELGTGTYVADLATGNLPPFTVPAILFLAGAAMSFMTGTSWGTYGILVPIAMPLAQALGIPPSLALGAVLGGGVFGDHCSPISDTTVIASVAAGTDLLDHVRTQLPYALTAAALAVILYLVAGGLTAG; this is encoded by the coding sequence ATGGATGCCCTGACCCTTCTGCCGCCCATTACCGCCATCCTGATCGCCGTGCTGACGCGAAACGTTTATGCGGCGCTCATCCTGGCGCTGGTCATCTCCGAGACGCTTCTGGCCAGTTTCAACCCCGGCACCGGTTTGCTGCAGGCGATCGACAGGAACGTGGCGGTCCTCACCGATGGCGGGAATGCCCGTATCCTCCTCTTCTGTCTTTTGATCGGTGCCCTGATCGCCTTCATGCGGGATTCGGGCGGTGTGGCCGCCATGGCGCGCAGCCTGATCCGGCGCGGTTTTGCCAAGACGCCGCGACGCGCCGAACTGGCCGTCGCCGCAACCGGCTCAGCGGTCTTCGTGGAGACGAATGTCAGCCTGCTCAGCGCGGGCATATTGGGGCGCCCTCTCTATGATGCCCACGGGCTGTCACGCGAGCGCCTCGCCTATATTATCGACTCGACCAGCGCCCCGATCAGCGTGATTTTCCTGATCAACGCCTGGGGCGCCTACGCCCTTGGCCTGATCGAGCCCTATGGTTTTTCCGAACCTGTCGGCGTGGTCGCAGGATCGGTGGCCTGGAATTTCTATGCCCTCATTACCCTGCTGATCGTGTACCTCACCGCCTTCAGCGGCCGGGTCTTCGGCCCCATGAAAACTGCTGATCACAAGGTCTCGTCGAGCACGGACGATTCCATGACAGAAGCGACCAAGGCCATCTATATGGGCCTGCCGCTAATCGTGCTTGTCGGCGGCGCACTGGCCTTCATGGTGTGGACAGGCAACGGCAATATTCTCGAAGGATCGGGCTCCCAGTCCATCCTCTGGGCGATCATTCTGGCCATCGTCGTCGCCGGTGTCCTGTTGCTGTTTGACCGGGTCTATTCCGCACAGGAGCTGCAGCAGAAGGCTTTTGACGGTATTGGCGAGATGGTCCCGCTGGTCACGGTACTGCTGTTATCGATCGCTTTGGGCGCCAGTGTGCGGGAGTTGGGGACCGGCACTTACGTGGCGGATCTGGCGACCGGCAACCTGCCGCCTTTTACTGTTCCGGCCATCCTGTTTCTGGCAGGGGCGGCGATGAGCTTCATGACTGGCACCAGCTGGGGCACATACGGTATCCTCGTGCCAATCGCGATGCCGCTCGCCCAGGCTTTGGGCATTCCTCCCTCCCTCGCTCTGGGAGCCGTCCTCGGGGGCGGCGTCTTTGGCGATCACTGCTCGCCGATCTCTGACACAACGGTGATTGCGAGTGTCGCGGCCGGCACAGACCTTCTTGATCACGTCCGCACCCAGCTGCCCTACGCCCTGACCGCGGCCGCGCTTGCCGTCATTCTCTATCTGGTCGCTGGCGGACTGACCGCCGGCTGA
- a CDS encoding TIGR03862 family flavoprotein, translating into MTTTSTPRIAIIGGGPAGLMAAEVLSANGIAADIYDQMPSIGRKLLMAGKSGLNISHTEEIPQFLRRYLCDDFRFRDVVSPFTARDIKDWMEGLGVEWVEGPTGRLFPKAMKASPLLRAWLARLDEGGVRVHKRHRWTGWADNGGLSFDTPDGALTIHPEAVIFATGGASWRRLGSDGQWAGPFTQAGVPLADFAPSNGGFLVQWSDHMRTHFGGAAVKSVRLTINKASSRGEFVITKRGIEGTGVYELSAPLREALNRGPATLSLDLVPDLTPAQLRDRLARPRGKQSLGNHLRKALKLSPVKRALLNEFTPREVMADSERLATVIKALPITVTAPAPMDDAISTAGGVRFSALNDGLMITDMPGVFCAGEMLDFDAPTGGYLLTACMATGRVAGLGAADWLHRVALPSDG; encoded by the coding sequence ATGACAACAACCTCTACCCCCCGCATCGCCATCATTGGCGGCGGCCCCGCAGGCCTGATGGCGGCCGAAGTCCTGAGTGCCAACGGCATTGCTGCAGATATCTATGACCAGATGCCTAGCATCGGGCGCAAATTGCTGATGGCTGGCAAATCAGGCCTTAACATTTCGCACACGGAGGAAATTCCGCAGTTCCTGCGCCGATACCTCTGCGATGATTTCCGCTTCCGTGACGTGGTCAGCCCGTTCACGGCGCGTGACATAAAGGACTGGATGGAGGGTCTCGGGGTCGAATGGGTCGAGGGGCCCACGGGACGGCTCTTCCCGAAAGCGATGAAGGCCTCTCCTCTGCTGCGCGCTTGGCTGGCGCGGCTCGATGAAGGCGGCGTGCGCGTCCACAAACGCCACCGCTGGACCGGCTGGGCCGACAATGGCGGTTTGTCCTTTGACACCCCTGATGGCGCGCTGACGATCCACCCGGAAGCGGTGATCTTTGCCACCGGGGGCGCAAGCTGGCGGCGGCTGGGATCGGACGGTCAATGGGCCGGGCCGTTTACCCAGGCGGGTGTTCCGCTCGCGGATTTTGCCCCCTCCAATGGCGGCTTTCTGGTTCAGTGGAGCGACCATATGCGCACCCATTTTGGCGGCGCAGCGGTCAAATCCGTCCGCCTGACGATCAATAAGGCCTCAAGCCGCGGCGAGTTCGTCATCACCAAACGCGGTATCGAAGGCACCGGTGTTTATGAGTTGTCCGCCCCCTTGCGCGAGGCGCTGAACAGGGGCCCAGCGACCCTGTCCCTTGACCTCGTGCCGGACCTGACACCAGCCCAGCTGCGCGACCGATTGGCGCGGCCCAGGGGCAAACAATCTTTGGGCAATCATTTGCGCAAGGCGTTGAAGTTGAGCCCCGTGAAGCGCGCGCTGCTCAATGAATTCACACCGCGCGAAGTAATGGCCGACAGCGAGCGGCTGGCGACGGTGATCAAGGCCCTGCCCATCACGGTAACCGCGCCGGCGCCGATGGATGACGCCATTTCCACCGCGGGCGGGGTGCGATTTTCAGCGTTGAATGATGGCCTGATGATCACGGATATGCCCGGCGTGTTCTGCGCGGGTGAAATGCTGGATTTTGATGCCCCGACCGGCGGCTATCTCCTGACCGCCTGCATGGCGACGGGCCGTGTGGCGGGCCTTGGCGCAGCGGACTGGTTACACAGAGTTGCGTTGCCTTCTGATGGCTGA
- a CDS encoding gamma carbonic anhydrase family protein has translation MQPLIMAIGGKAPIIHETAFIAPGAVIIGDVTVGPDASIWYGAIIRGDTNAVRIGARSNVQDGCILHVDGPEMGGLPIEIGEDVLIGHRCMLHGCSVESGGFVGMASTMLDGSRVETGGFLAAGAFLGPKKIVPRGEMWAGLPARKLRDLKPGEDRLALMGAAHYVHEAQLHAEAVAEHESKTTAS, from the coding sequence TTGCAGCCGTTGATCATGGCGATCGGGGGAAAAGCCCCGATCATCCACGAAACCGCCTTCATCGCCCCCGGTGCCGTCATCATTGGTGATGTCACCGTCGGTCCCGACGCCTCCATCTGGTACGGCGCCATTATCCGCGGCGACACCAATGCCGTGCGGATTGGTGCGCGCTCAAATGTTCAGGACGGATGCATCCTGCATGTGGATGGGCCGGAAATGGGCGGGCTGCCCATCGAGATCGGCGAGGACGTCCTCATCGGGCACCGCTGCATGCTGCATGGTTGCTCGGTTGAATCCGGCGGCTTCGTGGGCATGGCCTCCACCATGCTGGACGGCTCACGCGTCGAGACCGGCGGCTTTCTGGCCGCGGGCGCCTTTTTGGGCCCGAAGAAAATCGTACCGCGCGGCGAGATGTGGGCCGGCCTGCCCGCCCGAAAATTGCGGGACCTGAAGCCGGGCGAGGATCGCCTCGCCCTGATGGGCGCAGCCCACTACGTCCATGAAGCCCAACTGCACGCCGAGGCTGTCGCTGAACACGAAAGCAAGACAACTGCCTCCTAG
- a CDS encoding DUF3313 family protein yields MSIRAILIGGLVATLAACASAPVGPESTGRFDDFTVAAGGTADFTGYDMVFLAPIAVSDDLMERVGYQPRSLRDDIRPLSERELNAKVAQFDEQLRAKLGPVATLTDGPGLGVLTIEVTLTDLEANRPTQAELAASPGLSYESRAAGGASADVAFYEGERLLATARDTEVGTMRIDEIPGSTWYEANQFFARFASKVAGLLG; encoded by the coding sequence ATGTCCATCAGAGCTATATTGATCGGCGGCCTTGTCGCCACGCTCGCCGCCTGTGCCTCCGCACCGGTGGGCCCTGAATCCACCGGCCGGTTTGACGATTTCACCGTGGCTGCCGGCGGCACGGCCGACTTCACCGGCTACGATATGGTGTTTCTCGCGCCTATCGCCGTCAGCGACGATCTGATGGAGCGGGTCGGCTATCAGCCGCGCAGCCTTCGCGACGATATCCGTCCCCTCTCCGAGCGAGAACTGAACGCGAAAGTCGCCCAGTTTGATGAACAGCTGCGCGCCAAGCTGGGACCAGTAGCGACCCTGACCGACGGACCGGGCTTGGGCGTGTTGACGATCGAGGTCACGCTGACCGACCTTGAGGCCAATCGTCCGACCCAGGCCGAACTGGCCGCCTCACCGGGCCTTAGTTATGAGAGCCGCGCGGCGGGTGGCGCCAGCGCTGATGTGGCGTTCTACGAAGGGGAGCGGTTGTTGGCCACCGCAAGGGACACTGAAGTCGGTACCATGCGCATCGATGAAATTCCCGGCAGCACATGGTACGAGGCCAACCAGTTCTTTGCCCGGTTCGCCAGCAAGGTGGCCGGTCTTCTTGGCTGA
- a CDS encoding DUF6491 family protein — MKKSTRLLAVATVAALAACATPDSSGTETAVDEADDARIGAEVRNLCFTGNISGFSDYDGKTGLIVRKGPADEYLVKLLPGCAPLSNPQRVGLDTGIGSSCLSRGDDMIVSNRFFASENEAPFDTDRCRVAAIYEWDRTANDVTEE, encoded by the coding sequence ATGAAAAAATCGACGAGACTTCTGGCCGTTGCAACGGTTGCGGCCCTGGCGGCCTGCGCCACACCGGATTCCAGCGGTACTGAAACCGCCGTTGACGAGGCCGACGATGCCCGCATCGGCGCCGAGGTTCGCAATCTGTGCTTCACCGGCAACATCTCCGGATTTTCCGATTATGACGGCAAAACCGGCCTGATCGTCCGCAAGGGACCAGCTGACGAATATCTGGTGAAGCTGCTGCCGGGCTGCGCGCCCCTGTCAAACCCGCAGCGGGTTGGCCTCGACACCGGTATCGGATCGAGCTGCCTGTCGCGCGGCGATGACATGATTGTATCGAATCGCTTCTTTGCCAGCGAAAACGAGGCGCCTTTCGACACAGACCGATGCCGTGTGGCAGCGATCTATGAATGGGACCGCACGGCCAACGATGTGACTGAAGAGTAG
- a CDS encoding glycine C-acetyltransferase, with translation MSDAFYAQVDETLEEIRSAGLFKTERLMQSEQAATITVGGRSVLNFCANNYLGLANHPALAEAARATMDDYGFGLASVRFICGTQDIHRQLEQRIASWLGYDDAITFAACFDANGGVFEPLLTADDAIISDALNHASIIDGVRLCKAKRYRYDNNDMAALEEQLKQADADGARTKLVVTDGVFSMDGIICNLDKLCEVAKRYDALVMVDDCHSTGFLGETGKGTAEFHGVQDKVDILTGTLGKALGGGMGGFICARQNVVDLLRQRARPYLFSNALTPALVGASLKAIDLVEEGDDLRAQLFANTRRFRAKMTEAGFDLLPGEHPIIPVMLYDAPKAQEMASRLMEEGVYVTGFFYPVVPKGRARIRTQMSAGHSEAQVDEAIAAFIRVGKAMGVIG, from the coding sequence ATGTCGGACGCATTTTACGCTCAGGTCGATGAAACGCTGGAAGAGATCCGGTCCGCGGGCCTGTTCAAGACCGAACGGCTGATGCAGTCCGAACAGGCCGCCACGATCACGGTGGGCGGCCGGTCCGTTCTGAACTTCTGCGCCAACAATTATCTCGGCCTCGCCAATCATCCGGCACTGGCCGAGGCCGCCAGGGCGACCATGGACGATTATGGGTTCGGCCTTGCCTCGGTTCGGTTTATCTGCGGGACACAGGACATTCATCGCCAGCTTGAGCAACGCATCGCATCCTGGCTTGGCTATGACGATGCCATCACTTTTGCCGCCTGCTTTGATGCCAATGGCGGAGTTTTTGAGCCCCTGCTGACCGCCGATGATGCCATCATTTCCGATGCCCTGAACCATGCATCTATCATTGACGGGGTTCGTCTGTGTAAGGCCAAACGGTATCGCTACGACAATAACGACATGGCGGCCCTCGAAGAACAGCTGAAACAGGCAGACGCCGATGGCGCGCGCACCAAGCTGGTGGTTACAGACGGCGTGTTTTCGATGGACGGAATCATCTGCAATCTGGACAAGCTGTGCGAGGTCGCCAAACGTTATGACGCGCTTGTCATGGTGGACGACTGTCATTCGACGGGCTTCCTCGGGGAGACGGGGAAAGGCACAGCCGAATTTCACGGCGTGCAGGACAAGGTGGATATCCTGACCGGAACGCTCGGCAAGGCCCTTGGGGGCGGCATGGGCGGTTTTATATGTGCACGGCAGAACGTTGTTGACCTGCTGCGCCAGCGGGCGCGGCCCTATCTCTTCTCCAACGCTTTGACGCCGGCTCTGGTCGGCGCCAGCCTGAAAGCCATCGATCTCGTCGAAGAGGGTGATGACCTGCGCGCTCAGCTCTTCGCGAACACAAGACGGTTCCGCGCCAAGATGACCGAAGCCGGTTTTGACCTCTTGCCCGGGGAACATCCCATCATCCCGGTCATGCTCTACGATGCGCCTAAGGCGCAGGAGATGGCCAGTCGGCTGATGGAGGAGGGGGTCTATGTGACCGGCTTCTTCTACCCGGTGGTACCAAAGGGACGGGCGCGGATCCGCACCCAGATGTCAGCCGGCCACAGCGAAGCGCAGGTGGATGAAGCGATCGCCGCCTTCATCAGGGTCGGCAAGGCGATGGGCGTCATTGGATAA
- the tdh gene encoding L-threonine 3-dehydrogenase produces the protein MKALVKAHREEGIWLEDVAMPQIGPNDVLIKVRRTAICGTDIHIYNWDEWAQATIPVPMTVGHEFMGEIVELGAEVAGYNVGDRVSAEGHITCGHCRNCRAGKRHLCRNTVGIGVSRTGCFAEYISVPAFNLYKLPEAVSDDLGAILDPFGNAVHTALTFDLVGEDVLITGAGPIGAMAAGVAHFVGARNIVITDINPHRLELAKTMGATRTVNVAEEKLHDVMAELGMTEGFDVGLEMSGAPAGFASMIDTMNHGGKIALLGILPDGAGIDWSKVIFKGLEMHGIYGRRMFETWYKMGALLQSGLKLDPIITHRLPADRFQEGFDAMRSGRSGKVVLDWTA, from the coding sequence ATGAAGGCACTGGTCAAAGCGCATCGCGAGGAAGGCATCTGGCTGGAAGACGTGGCCATGCCGCAGATCGGGCCGAACGATGTCCTGATCAAGGTTCGCCGCACGGCCATCTGCGGGACGGACATCCACATCTACAATTGGGATGAGTGGGCACAAGCCACGATCCCGGTGCCGATGACGGTCGGCCATGAATTCATGGGCGAGATTGTCGAACTGGGCGCAGAGGTGGCCGGTTACAACGTGGGTGACCGGGTTTCGGCGGAAGGTCACATTACCTGTGGCCATTGCCGAAACTGCCGCGCAGGTAAACGCCATTTGTGCCGCAACACCGTCGGGATTGGCGTGAGCCGTACGGGCTGTTTCGCAGAATACATTTCTGTGCCAGCTTTCAATCTCTACAAATTGCCGGAAGCGGTGAGTGACGATCTGGGCGCTATTCTCGACCCGTTTGGCAACGCTGTTCACACTGCGCTGACTTTCGATCTGGTGGGAGAGGATGTTCTCATCACTGGCGCTGGCCCCATCGGGGCAATGGCCGCCGGTGTCGCCCATTTTGTGGGGGCACGGAACATTGTCATCACTGACATCAACCCGCATCGGCTTGAGCTTGCCAAAACCATGGGCGCGACCCGTACCGTCAACGTGGCAGAGGAAAAGCTGCACGATGTGATGGCAGAGCTTGGCATGACCGAAGGGTTTGATGTTGGGCTTGAGATGTCCGGCGCCCCGGCGGGCTTTGCCAGCATGATCGACACCATGAACCATGGCGGCAAGATTGCGCTGCTGGGCATCCTGCCCGACGGTGCTGGCATTGACTGGTCCAAAGTGATTTTCAAGGGGCTGGAAATGCACGGCATCTATGGCCGACGCATGTTTGAAACTTGGTACAAGATGGGCGCGTTGCTGCAGTCGGGGCTAAAGCTTGACCCCATCATCACGCACCGTCTGCCTGCGGATCGTTTCCAGGAAGGCTTTGACGCGATGCGCTCCGGGCGGTCGGGCAAAGTGGTTCTGGACTGGACTGCCTAG
- a CDS encoding ZIP family metal transporter, translating to MGSLTSTLPPAVVASLVAALVATLGLVTVLLRDEWATRNRVLFTAFAAGVLVTTALTLFPEALEATASAPLYALLGYLGLYGINLFFTRTGGAIIAPLIAIGLHSYIDGFEYGILFDHDISLGWTASFGLIAHEFAEGVILYSVLRAAGVGTVGAMIGSFIGAAVTTPVGAITSQVVLDGSSPETVGMLLAVASGALLYLGATHLPGHIQQERRPLAVVFYLVGAVLAMGLSFGHTGHEQYIPDNEWVQSLLSR from the coding sequence ATGGGATCGTTGACGTCAACATTGCCGCCTGCCGTCGTGGCAAGCCTTGTTGCCGCGCTGGTCGCAACGCTGGGGCTGGTGACAGTCCTGCTCCGGGACGAGTGGGCGACGCGCAATCGCGTTCTCTTCACGGCATTTGCCGCCGGTGTGCTCGTGACGACGGCTCTGACCCTGTTTCCCGAAGCGCTGGAAGCCACGGCAAGTGCGCCGCTATACGCCTTGCTTGGCTATCTTGGGCTCTACGGCATCAACCTGTTCTTCACACGAACGGGTGGCGCGATCATCGCGCCGCTGATCGCGATCGGGCTGCATTCCTACATTGATGGCTTCGAATACGGCATCCTGTTCGACCATGACATTTCGCTGGGCTGGACCGCGTCTTTCGGCCTGATCGCGCATGAATTCGCTGAGGGCGTCATCCTCTATTCCGTGTTGCGGGCGGCTGGCGTCGGAACGGTGGGTGCGATGATCGGCTCCTTCATCGGCGCGGCGGTGACGACACCGGTTGGTGCGATCACGTCACAGGTTGTGCTTGACGGGTCGTCGCCTGAAACGGTGGGCATGTTGCTCGCGGTGGCATCAGGCGCGCTTCTCTATCTCGGTGCGACCCATCTGCCCGGCCACATTCAGCAGGAGCGTCGGCCCCTGGCGGTGGTGTTCTACCTTGTTGGCGCTGTGCTCGCGATGGGGCTGTCCTTTGGCCACACAGGCCATGAGCAGTACATCCCGGACAATGAATGGGTGCAGTCGCTTCTCTCCCGCTGA
- a CDS encoding DUF3857 domain-containing protein: MALPLLSASWLLLAAAPASGLSDADTITISAAPDWVVEASLEHGLATATVPTAATPSGQRTVLYDTQVDVRNDGYSLYRRHATAYDTMVSARSGPQVTLTFDPSKEHLAINEVNIWRNGQSIDVTSDLDITRVQDEPRRAAGVITGFITVQATVPDLQPGDVLDWSATWDVTTPNWPGHFSYDFNTEWAVTSEHDRTRIINRSDNPLRIVGRGDAEEALVTKAADATIYSWERQDIPAVPYYDDIPADAPYYAGVSVSTITAWQDVARWGADLYAADLRFTPDMEQKLAANRALPVTERIDWATRFVQDDITYFSNSVGMGAHMPRRPAETLKSGYGDCKDKSLLLVSILKALGVEAVVALTDVDEGAGLIMRAPSPFAFDHAVVRISHGDDTVYVDATEMLQGGSFPNVDRADFGYALPLRAGATLEAMAPARPPLPLTDVTERYDFSAALDDGLQLSIRTVRRGAEANHFRRQLAAMKKDDLAREYREYYQAIYPGLEGIDAVRVEDDRARNELTIEEVYTIPPQALTPTLLRHFPFDADGARYRFATLNEAERPVALQTDRAFFGQHRIIVDGLDLNDQPSSTQSTIAGPLHAQRRVSHDGGRTIFDYRLEMTDNRIEAQDMAAVADLYDRFTTSLTFRLDLREALPSAARTADQSTTGKGLMIELGGL; the protein is encoded by the coding sequence ATGGCTCTGCCTCTTCTGTCCGCCAGCTGGCTCCTCCTCGCCGCCGCGCCTGCAAGCGGCCTATCGGACGCAGACACGATCACTATTTCGGCAGCGCCTGACTGGGTCGTCGAGGCGTCTCTCGAGCATGGTCTGGCAACAGCAACAGTGCCAACAGCGGCCACACCCAGTGGTCAGCGGACAGTGCTGTACGACACCCAGGTTGACGTGCGGAACGACGGCTACAGCCTCTATCGACGTCATGCCACCGCCTATGACACGATGGTGAGTGCCCGTAGCGGCCCGCAGGTGACACTGACGTTTGATCCGTCAAAGGAACATCTTGCCATCAATGAGGTCAATATCTGGCGCAATGGCCAGTCCATTGATGTAACATCCGATCTGGACATAACCCGCGTTCAGGATGAACCTCGTCGCGCAGCAGGCGTCATCACCGGCTTCATCACGGTGCAGGCGACAGTTCCTGACCTGCAGCCCGGTGACGTGCTTGACTGGTCAGCCACATGGGATGTGACCACGCCAAACTGGCCCGGCCATTTTTCCTACGACTTCAACACCGAATGGGCGGTCACCAGCGAGCATGACCGCACCCGGATCATCAATCGGAGTGACAACCCCCTGCGTATTGTCGGTCGCGGCGATGCAGAAGAAGCGCTTGTCACCAAAGCCGCCGACGCGACAATTTATAGCTGGGAGCGCCAAGACATTCCGGCTGTTCCGTATTATGATGATATTCCTGCCGACGCACCCTATTACGCGGGCGTGTCCGTTTCCACCATCACCGCCTGGCAGGATGTAGCGCGATGGGGCGCGGATCTTTATGCCGCTGACCTGCGCTTTACGCCTGACATGGAGCAGAAGCTGGCGGCGAATCGCGCGCTGCCCGTCACCGAGCGAATCGACTGGGCAACACGCTTTGTGCAGGACGATATTACCTATTTCAGCAATTCCGTCGGCATGGGCGCCCACATGCCCCGCCGTCCGGCAGAAACCCTGAAATCGGGCTATGGCGACTGCAAGGATAAATCTCTGCTTCTGGTCAGTATACTGAAGGCTCTGGGCGTTGAGGCCGTTGTGGCGCTCACGGATGTGGATGAGGGCGCTGGCCTGATCATGCGTGCGCCGTCACCCTTCGCCTTTGATCATGCCGTTGTCAGGATCTCGCATGGCGATGATACCGTCTATGTGGACGCGACCGAAATGCTGCAGGGCGGCAGCTTCCCCAACGTCGACCGTGCCGATTTCGGCTATGCCCTGCCCCTGCGCGCTGGCGCGACGCTTGAGGCCATGGCCCCCGCCCGCCCCCCTCTGCCCCTCACCGATGTGACGGAGCGATACGATTTCTCAGCGGCGCTTGATGACGGGCTTCAGCTCAGCATCAGGACGGTTCGGCGCGGCGCAGAGGCCAATCACTTCCGTCGTCAACTGGCCGCCATGAAAAAGGATGATCTCGCCCGCGAATATCGAGAGTACTATCAGGCCATCTATCCCGGCCTTGAAGGCATTGATGCCGTCCGGGTCGAGGATGATCGTGCACGGAACGAACTGACGATCGAGGAAGTCTATACGATCCCGCCGCAGGCACTGACACCGACGCTGCTCCGACATTTCCCGTTCGATGCTGATGGTGCCCGTTATCGCTTTGCGACACTGAATGAGGCGGAGCGACCAGTCGCCCTGCAGACTGACCGCGCCTTTTTCGGTCAGCACCGGATCATTGTCGATGGCCTTGATCTGAACGATCAGCCCTCTTCTACTCAATCAACGATTGCCGGTCCGCTCCACGCGCAGCGGAGGGTCAGCCATGACGGCGGCCGTACGATTTTCGATTATCGCCTCGAAATGACCGACAACCGGATTGAAGCGCAGGATATGGCGGCCGTGGCAGATCTCTATGACCGCTTCACGACCAGCCTTACCTTCCGTCTTGATTTGCGAGAGGCCTTGCCGTCTGCCGCGCGCACGGCCGATCAGTCGACAACGGGTAAGGGCCTGATGATCGAACTCGGCGGGCTTTGA
- the queC gene encoding 7-cyano-7-deazaguanine synthase QueC, with the protein MTSLSSSALVLFSGGQDSATCLAYALSRFERVETVGFAYGQRHKVELEARQRVRDYMMTRPEWVGRLGPDHMLSMPAFGEIGDTAMTADLPIVLAANGLPTTFVPGRNIAFFTFAGALASRRGLSTIIGGMCEADAAGYPDCRADTIEAMEKVLRLGVDPGLSIRAPLVRRTKAETWDLAQHLGGDALVEMILEESHTCYKGDRSVRHAWGYGCGECPACVERRKGYEGWQAAR; encoded by the coding sequence ATGACGTCTCTCTCATCTTCAGCGCTCGTTCTGTTTTCCGGTGGGCAGGATTCTGCGACCTGCCTTGCCTATGCCCTGTCCCGCTTCGAGCGTGTGGAGACGGTGGGCTTTGCCTATGGTCAGCGCCACAAGGTCGAACTTGAAGCGCGCCAGCGCGTCCGCGATTACATGATGACCCGGCCAGAATGGGTGGGGCGGCTGGGGCCGGACCACATGCTGTCCATGCCGGCTTTCGGCGAAATCGGCGATACCGCAATGACGGCGGATCTGCCCATCGTGCTCGCGGCCAACGGCCTGCCGACCACATTTGTGCCCGGCCGGAACATTGCGTTTTTCACCTTCGCCGGAGCCCTCGCTTCGCGTCGCGGCCTGAGCACGATCATCGGCGGGATGTGCGAGGCGGACGCTGCCGGTTATCCCGATTGCCGTGCCGACACCATTGAGGCGATGGAGAAAGTCCTTCGCCTTGGTGTGGACCCGGGCCTGTCGATCCGCGCGCCCCTTGTCCGCCGCACCAAGGCCGAGACGTGGGATCTTGCCCAGCATCTGGGTGGCGATGCGTTGGTCGAGATGATCCTCGAAGAGAGCCACACCTGCTACAAAGGTGATCGCTCGGTACGCCATGCCTGGGGCTATGGGTGTGGAGAGTGTCCGGCGTGCGTTGAGCGACGCAAAGGCTATGAGGGCTGGCAGGCCGCCCGATGA